In the genome of Limnobaculum zhutongyuii, one region contains:
- a CDS encoding tail fiber assembly protein, with product MAMKYYYSPAENLMYSDINQSAYEASKTWPLDLIEISADTFSEYAGTPPSGKKRGSTDGGLPTWIDIPPPTKEELTAAMEMKKNMAVDNANAIINRYNWPSKLTLGRLSDVEKIRFNAWLDYIDAVIAVDASKAPDIKLPIPPELM from the coding sequence ATGGCAATGAAATATTATTATAGCCCTGCTGAAAACCTGATGTATTCAGATATTAATCAATCAGCATATGAAGCATCGAAAACGTGGCCTTTAGATTTAATAGAGATTTCGGCAGATACTTTTTCGGAGTATGCCGGGACGCCGCCTTCAGGGAAAAAGCGAGGCTCAACCGATGGTGGCTTACCTACATGGATAGATATTCCACCACCAACCAAAGAAGAATTAACAGCAGCAATGGAGATGAAAAAGAACATGGCAGTTGATAACGCTAACGCCATTATCAATCGTTATAATTGGCCGTCAAAATTGACACTAGGAAGGTTGTCTGATGTCGAAAAAATACGGTTTAATGCATGGCTTGATTATATTGACGCTGTAATCGCTGTTGATGCATCAAAAGCGCCTGACATTAAGTTACCTATACCTCCGGAGTTAATGTAG
- the trhA gene encoding PAQR family membrane homeostasis protein TrhA encodes MSASVKQGYSVAEEIANSISHGIGFILGIVGLVLLLTQAIGKDAGSLEITSYSLYGGSIILLFLASTLYHAIPNQAAKRRLKVFDHCAIYLLIAGTYTPFLLVGLGSPLAQGLMVVIWSLALIGVLFKLAFTHRFKVVSLVTYLGMGWLSLVVIYQMAVKLSVGAVGLLAVGGIIYSLGVIFYVNKRIPFNHAIWHGFVLGGSVCHFLAIYLYIA; translated from the coding sequence ATGTCAGCGTCTGTTAAACAGGGTTACTCCGTAGCCGAAGAGATTGCCAATAGTATTAGCCACGGCATTGGATTTATTTTAGGTATTGTCGGGCTGGTACTGCTTTTAACTCAGGCCATCGGTAAAGATGCCGGTTCCCTGGAAATTACCAGCTATAGCCTGTATGGCGGCAGCATTATTCTGCTGTTTCTGGCCTCAACGCTTTATCATGCCATTCCCAATCAGGCTGCCAAGCGTCGGCTAAAAGTGTTTGACCACTGCGCAATTTATCTGCTGATTGCCGGTACCTATACGCCTTTCTTGCTGGTGGGATTAGGCTCTCCACTGGCACAGGGACTAATGGTGGTTATCTGGAGTCTGGCACTGATTGGTGTGCTGTTTAAGTTAGCATTTACTCACCGTTTTAAAGTGGTCTCACTGGTAACCTATCTGGGAATGGGGTGGCTTTCTCTGGTGGTGATTTATCAGATGGCGGTGAAACTATCAGTAGGGGCGGTTGGGCTATTAGCGGTAGGTGGAATTATTTATAGTCTGGGTGTTATTTTCTATGTGAATAAGCGAATCCCGTTTAATCATGCTATCTGGCACGGTTTTGTGCTGGGTGGCAGTGTCTGCCATTTTCTGGCCATTTATCTGTATATTGCCTGA
- the creB gene encoding two-component system response regulator CreB → MSLIWLVEDEASIADTLIYTLETDGFEVRWFERGEPVLAALNQSRPALAILDVGLPDINGFDLCRRMLAQSADLPLIFLTARSEELDRIVGLEIGADDYIAKPFSPREVSARVRTILRRLEKQQRMLPSYGAFGLDEEGATITFCGQTLLLTRYEFLLLRTLIKSPRRVFSRQQLMDLVWQDAEESLDRTVDTHIKTLRAKLRAISEETNPIQTHRGLGYSLSPDK, encoded by the coding sequence ATGTCACTAATTTGGCTGGTTGAAGATGAAGCAAGCATCGCGGATACCCTAATCTATACGTTAGAGACCGACGGTTTTGAAGTTCGCTGGTTTGAGCGTGGCGAACCGGTGCTGGCTGCCCTGAACCAGAGCCGACCGGCGTTAGCCATTCTTGATGTCGGGTTACCGGATATTAATGGTTTTGACCTGTGTCGTCGTATGCTGGCGCAATCTGCCGATTTACCGCTGATTTTTCTCACCGCCCGTAGTGAAGAGCTGGATCGGATTGTCGGTCTGGAAATCGGTGCCGATGATTATATTGCCAAGCCTTTCTCCCCGCGCGAAGTCAGCGCCAGAGTTCGAACTATTCTGCGTCGTCTGGAAAAACAGCAGCGAATGTTGCCCAGCTACGGCGCATTTGGACTGGATGAAGAGGGCGCCACGATTACCTTCTGCGGTCAGACATTATTACTAACCCGCTATGAGTTTCTGCTGTTAAGAACGCTGATTAAATCACCTCGTCGGGTATTCTCCCGCCAGCAACTGATGGATTTGGTATGGCAGGATGCAGAAGAGAGTCTGGATCGTACCGTGGATACCCATATCAAAACCTTAAGGGCCAAACTGCGGGCAATATCAGAAGAAACCAATCCGATTCAGACCCATCGCGGTTTGGGATATAGCCTGAGTCCTGATAAATGA
- the creC gene encoding two-component system sensor histidine kinase CreC produces MRIGFRLLLGFFMIVAVAAYFVMNIFVQEVKPGVRRATEGMMVDTANLLAQIAEQDIRNRNLSQGHIAQAFFDINRTPIGAQIDHIVKNRMEYRVYITDSKGKVIFDSSGEALGQDYSRWNDVYLTLRGKYGARSTRLDPEDESTSVMYVAAPIKSSDGKIIGSLTVSKPNQTMQPVIRRSERRMEIAGGILLGIALVIGAGFVWWINRSISRLVRYASEVADGNAPTLPKMDSPELSSLARALESMRIKLEGKDYIEKYVHTLTHELKSPLAAIRGAAEILQEMPPKPVALRFISNIQQQNERLQLLVDRMLQQAQVESRIRQELAPVDLAEVLHSVIAAKEAQITHRKIQLTSQIDAPVSVRGDKLLLEQAFSNLLDNALDFTPEGGEISISGEFIDKHYRIIVADSGPGMPEYALDKVFDRFYSLPRPDKEKSTGLGLSFVREVASIHQGTIRLVNGEQGGAKAIFILPVKEK; encoded by the coding sequence ATGAGAATCGGTTTTCGCTTACTGCTCGGCTTTTTTATGATTGTAGCCGTGGCGGCTTATTTCGTTATGAATATTTTTGTTCAGGAAGTGAAACCCGGCGTGCGGCGTGCAACAGAAGGAATGATGGTGGATACCGCCAACCTTCTGGCTCAAATTGCCGAACAGGATATCCGTAATCGCAACCTGAGTCAGGGTCATATTGCTCAGGCTTTCTTTGATATTAATCGTACGCCGATTGGCGCTCAGATTGACCATATTGTTAAAAACCGGATGGAGTATCGGGTCTATATTACTGACAGCAAAGGGAAAGTCATTTTTGATTCCAGCGGCGAAGCACTGGGTCAGGACTACTCGCGCTGGAACGATGTCTACCTGACTCTACGAGGAAAGTACGGTGCGCGTAGTACCCGTCTTGATCCTGAAGATGAAAGTACTTCAGTCATGTATGTAGCAGCACCGATTAAATCCTCTGACGGTAAGATAATTGGGTCACTAACCGTATCCAAACCTAACCAGACTATGCAACCAGTCATTCGCCGCAGTGAACGCCGAATGGAGATTGCTGGCGGCATTTTATTAGGTATTGCGCTGGTGATTGGGGCCGGTTTTGTATGGTGGATTAACCGTTCTATTTCTCGTCTGGTGCGCTACGCCAGTGAAGTGGCCGATGGCAATGCACCAACCTTGCCGAAAATGGATAGCCCGGAGTTATCCAGTCTGGCCCGTGCGCTGGAAAGTATGCGAATTAAGCTGGAAGGTAAGGACTATATCGAAAAATATGTCCACACTCTGACTCATGAACTGAAAAGTCCACTGGCTGCCATTCGTGGTGCGGCAGAGATCCTACAGGAGATGCCGCCAAAACCGGTAGCTCTGCGCTTTATCAGCAATATTCAACAACAAAATGAACGGCTGCAACTGCTGGTGGACCGCATGTTGCAACAGGCTCAGGTTGAGAGCCGAATTCGTCAGGAGTTGGCACCGGTGGATCTGGCGGAAGTCTTGCACAGTGTGATTGCCGCTAAAGAGGCGCAGATTACCCATCGTAAAATTCAGCTAACCAGTCAAATTGACGCACCGGTCAGCGTTCGTGGCGACAAGCTGTTGCTGGAGCAAGCGTTCAGTAATCTGCTCGATAATGCTTTGGATTTCACGCCAGAAGGCGGCGAGATCTCGATTAGCGGTGAGTTTATTGATAAACATTATCGCATTATTGTGGCAGACAGCGGCCCGGGCATGCCGGAGTATGCGCTGGACAAAGTGTTCGATCGCTTCTATTCCCTTCCTCGTCCGGATAAAGAGAAAAGTACCGGACTGGGCCTGAGTTTTGTGCGAGAAGTCGCCTCTATTCATCAGGGAACTATTCGTTTAGTGAATGGTGAACAGGGGGGAGCAAAGGCCATTTTCATTCTGCCGGTGAAAGAAAAATAA
- the ygfZ gene encoding tRNA-modifying protein YgfZ yields the protein MTYKSPLPSQLACPSSDLSLTLISLEDWALVTLSGEDNRKYLQGQLSNDVFALQPDQHQLAAHCDAKGKMWSAIRLFQYGDALAYLQRSSLCDNQLTELKKYAVFSKVTIERKNDAVLLGVAGSNARTMLSSLYATLPDATTSVVQHGDTCILHFSLPTERFLFVTNQDEANSLYGYLLGKAALNDSRQWLALDIEAGIPVIDSATSDEFIPQATNIQALDGISFTKGCYSGQEMIARAKYRGANKRAMYWLSGKALSLPNTGDDLELQLGENWRRTGTVLASVKLTDNTIWVQAVLNNDLDSDAVLRVKDDVTSQLTIQPLPYSLEETDKA from the coding sequence ATGACTTATAAATCCCCACTACCTTCTCAGTTAGCCTGTCCATCCTCTGACCTGTCGCTGACTCTGATATCACTAGAAGACTGGGCTCTGGTAACCCTGAGCGGTGAAGATAATCGTAAGTACTTACAAGGGCAGCTTAGTAATGATGTGTTTGCCTTACAGCCGGATCAACATCAGTTAGCCGCTCACTGTGACGCCAAAGGCAAAATGTGGAGCGCCATTCGCCTGTTCCAGTATGGTGATGCTCTGGCTTATCTACAGCGCAGTAGCCTGTGTGATAACCAACTCACCGAGCTTAAAAAGTATGCGGTGTTCTCTAAAGTCACCATTGAGCGAAAAAATGACGCGGTACTTTTGGGTGTTGCAGGTAGCAATGCCCGAACCATGCTGTCATCCCTTTATGCAACGCTGCCGGATGCCACCACGTCCGTAGTGCAACATGGCGATACCTGCATTCTGCACTTCTCTCTGCCAACCGAGCGCTTCCTGTTTGTAACCAATCAGGATGAAGCTAACAGTTTGTACGGTTATTTGCTGGGTAAAGCGGCGCTGAATGATAGCCGCCAGTGGCTGGCACTGGATATTGAAGCCGGTATTCCGGTGATTGACAGCGCCACCAGCGATGAATTTATTCCTCAGGCTACTAATATTCAGGCTCTGGATGGTATCAGCTTTACCAAAGGCTGCTATAGCGGACAGGAGATGATTGCCCGTGCTAAATACCGCGGTGCGAATAAACGCGCCATGTACTGGCTATCGGGTAAGGCACTGAGTCTGCCAAATACCGGGGACGATCTGGAATTGCAGTTGGGAGAGAACTGGCGCCGTACCGGTACCGTGCTGGCCTCAGTCAAACTGACAGACAACACTATTTGGGTACAGGCGGTATTAAATAACGATCTGGACAGTGATGCTGTTCTGCGGGTAAAAGATGATGTAACCAGTCAGTTAACTATTCAACCGTTACCTTATTCACTGGAAGAAACCGACAAAGCGTAA
- the sdhE gene encoding FAD assembly factor SdhE, translated as MDINNKTRIHWACRRGMRELDIAIMPFFENDYDSLPDADKQVFIRLLECEDPQLYRWLMNQAVPEEADMARMIKMIQKKNAERSSLA; from the coding sequence ATGGATATTAATAATAAAACCCGAATTCACTGGGCGTGTCGCCGCGGAATGCGCGAGCTGGATATTGCCATCATGCCATTTTTTGAAAATGATTATGACAGTCTGCCGGATGCCGATAAGCAAGTGTTTATTCGCTTACTGGAATGTGAAGATCCTCAACTGTATCGCTGGTTAATGAATCAGGCAGTACCGGAAGAGGCAGATATGGCTCGTATGATCAAAATGATTCAGAAGAAAAATGCCGAACGTAGTTCTCTGGCATAG
- a CDS encoding toxin-activating lysine-acyltransferase, with amino-acid sequence MKYGNFHITAPLMLGGEINEAEVLGASVWLWMHSPQHNTASLNTLPTLLLPIIKNQQFVLVSEGNKPVFFLSWAWMNEQAECRYFTEDALMFREEDWTSGERLWIHDWIAPFGHSIAMKRIVTDIIFPEHFGRMIYHKTKNYQTKTWYGKNTRRQEREQWYREHPVIKDEMALALLAQTLNQ; translated from the coding sequence ATGAAATATGGAAACTTTCATATCACCGCCCCGTTAATGCTGGGTGGTGAAATAAACGAAGCGGAGGTTCTGGGGGCATCGGTCTGGTTATGGATGCACTCTCCACAACACAATACCGCATCGTTGAATACGCTACCGACCCTGTTGCTGCCCATTATTAAAAACCAGCAGTTTGTTTTAGTCAGTGAAGGTAATAAGCCGGTGTTTTTTCTGTCATGGGCGTGGATGAATGAGCAGGCTGAATGCCGTTACTTTACTGAAGATGCCTTAATGTTCAGAGAAGAGGACTGGACCAGCGGTGAGCGTTTATGGATCCACGACTGGATCGCGCCATTTGGCCATTCGATAGCGATGAAGCGAATTGTCACCGACATTATTTTCCCTGAACACTTTGGCCGCATGATTTATCACAAAACCAAAAACTATCAGACCAAAACCTGGTATGGCAAGAATACCCGACGACAGGAACGAGAACAGTGGTACAGGGAGCATCCGGTTATTAAAGACGAGATGGCACTGGCTCTGTTAGCTCAAACGTTAAATCAGTAA
- a CDS encoding protein YgfX: MPNVVLWHSDIRVSWKTQCISLLIHGALVLLVLLSPWNDGYWPLWLTLVTLVIFDCLRSQRHIQRMQGEMILLSNYDIQWHREEWRISGKPMMLKWGVMLRLTSVSGKYSRRRVWLATDSMDAEAWSSLRFHLLQLDKQQNKH, from the coding sequence ATGCCGAACGTAGTTCTCTGGCATAGTGACATTAGGGTTTCCTGGAAAACCCAATGCATTTCATTGTTGATACACGGTGCCCTGGTACTACTCGTGTTACTCTCCCCGTGGAATGATGGTTATTGGCCGCTGTGGCTAACGCTGGTGACTCTGGTCATTTTTGACTGTTTACGCAGTCAGCGCCATATACAGCGAATGCAGGGTGAGATGATATTGCTGAGTAATTACGATATTCAGTGGCATCGCGAAGAGTGGCGCATATCAGGAAAGCCGATGATGTTAAAATGGGGCGTTATGTTGAGGCTTACGTCTGTCTCGGGAAAATACTCCCGCCGTCGCGTTTGGCTGGCGACCGACAGTATGGATGCAGAAGCATGGAGTAGCTTACGTTTTCATCTTCTTCAGCTTGATAAACAACAGAATAAGCATTAA
- the creD gene encoding cell envelope integrity protein CreD, giving the protein MFKSTLFWKVFVLIVLTLLMLVPIGMVLEMIDGRNQYRESVISQIKDGTSGEQTVIGPILVVPYVRLETEIVTDDTKKGKTIKKVNRIQGQSYFLPDNLAVDGSVNVEPRKVGIYQTQVYQSQLQFKGSFGKVSLVNNDKITYEKPYLVLALADSRGITAVPTVKLNQHQSVFQSGTKYSEFPQGMHAVFPEAVLTSPQPLDFEFTVSLQGTGHLALMPVGATSTFNLSGNWPHPNFLGQFLPTKREVTEQGFTASWESSWLANNINNNFGRYDMSDIRRSQAQSRSSSSYSYTESEYSEGSRMSGFPTFSTSFIEPVDHYQLNTRTVKYAILFISMTFVAFFLFEVLKSLSIHPMQYLLVAAALMVFYVILLALSERIGFAWAYCIAAVSCSSLIGFYLSAVLKGVWRGISFAGGLLILYAVLYVLLQSEDNALLLGAGLLFVVLAVIMTLTRRLDWYKVASPASPASPASPASPASPASPASPASPASPASPASPASPASPAAPIASASTSGGGMQPSGDANIESVAEQDADSLERRKYRLWK; this is encoded by the coding sequence ATGTTTAAATCAACGTTATTTTGGAAAGTGTTTGTACTTATCGTACTAACGTTACTGATGTTAGTACCTATTGGCATGGTGCTGGAGATGATTGATGGCCGTAATCAATATCGGGAAAGTGTCATTAGCCAAATTAAAGATGGAACCAGCGGTGAACAGACGGTTATTGGACCAATATTAGTGGTTCCCTATGTGCGTCTTGAAACTGAAATTGTCACTGACGACACCAAAAAAGGCAAAACGATAAAAAAGGTCAACCGGATACAGGGGCAGAGTTACTTCCTGCCGGATAACTTAGCGGTTGATGGTAGCGTAAATGTAGAACCACGTAAGGTGGGTATTTATCAGACTCAGGTTTATCAGAGCCAGTTACAGTTTAAAGGCTCTTTCGGTAAAGTGAGTTTAGTTAATAATGACAAAATCACCTATGAGAAGCCGTATCTGGTATTAGCGCTGGCAGATTCCCGCGGCATTACCGCCGTACCAACGGTTAAACTGAATCAACATCAGAGCGTGTTTCAATCCGGAACAAAATATTCAGAATTCCCTCAGGGAATGCATGCTGTCTTCCCTGAAGCAGTGCTGACTTCTCCACAGCCGCTGGATTTTGAATTTACCGTTTCACTACAGGGAACGGGTCATCTGGCGCTGATGCCGGTTGGGGCAACCTCAACGTTTAATCTTAGCGGTAACTGGCCACATCCAAACTTCCTGGGGCAGTTCTTACCGACGAAACGTGAAGTTACTGAACAGGGCTTTACCGCCAGCTGGGAGAGCAGCTGGCTGGCTAATAATATTAATAACAACTTTGGTCGTTATGATATGAGCGATATTCGCAGAAGCCAGGCTCAGTCACGTTCATCAAGTTCATACAGCTATACTGAATCGGAATACAGTGAAGGCAGCAGAATGTCGGGCTTTCCGACCTTCAGTACCAGCTTTATTGAGCCGGTTGATCATTATCAGTTGAATACGCGCACGGTGAAGTACGCCATTCTGTTTATCAGCATGACTTTTGTCGCCTTTTTCCTGTTCGAAGTGTTGAAGTCGTTATCTATTCACCCGATGCAATATCTGTTGGTGGCTGCTGCGCTAATGGTGTTCTACGTTATTCTGTTGGCACTTTCGGAGCGAATCGGTTTTGCCTGGGCTTATTGTATTGCGGCGGTAAGCTGTAGCAGCCTGATTGGTTTCTATTTAAGTGCGGTATTGAAAGGGGTATGGCGTGGTATCAGTTTTGCCGGCGGGTTATTGATTCTGTACGCGGTACTGTATGTCCTGTTGCAGTCTGAAGATAACGCCTTGCTGTTAGGTGCCGGATTACTGTTTGTGGTATTGGCTGTCATTATGACATTGACTCGTCGATTAGACTGGTACAAGGTTGCATCGCCAGCATCGCCAGCATCGCCAGCATCGCCAGCATCGCCAGCATCGCCAGCATCGCCAGCATCGCCAGCATCGCCAGCATCGCCAGCATCGCCAGCATCGCCAGCATCGCCAGCATCGCCAGCTGCACCAATTGCATCTGCGTCTACATCAGGTGGCGGCATGCAACCTTCCGGTGATGCCAATATTGAGTCAGTGGCCGAACAGGATGCTGATAGTCTGGAACGAAGAAAATATCGGTTATGGAAATAA
- a CDS encoding ShlB/FhaC/HecB family hemolysin secretion/activation protein, with the protein MPFKTNPNLAHRKRAFLYFWGPAALLPFAFYAHSAPELNSINNQQIINQQERQKALEEQLAPEQPDVRIKLPAGSSAIAQFPQEANCITINQVTLSGSDYLTNWLLLQRVADQAKGQCIGGNGINLLMSAIQNRLVDRGYITSRVLAPPQDVNSGELKLQILEGKVSHIMFTPESGGYIQSFNTLPISEGDLLNLRDIEQGIENLRRVPTAQADVNMLPGAEPGETDLAISWKQDRHWRLGASLDDSGTTSTGRYQGGLTLYVDNPLSLSDTFYISGGHDLQWKNDRGSHNYTAHYSVPYGYWGFNVTTSAYSYNQKVAGLIENYDYSGDSNNLTFGLSRLLHRDASQKTTLTYDVLLKSTRNYINDTEVEVQRRNTSAWRLGLQHRHYIYAATLDAGISYQQGTRWFGAQPAPEEYTGLATALSKIAQISANLDVPFSLFEQKFSFRSQYQRQLPSSTSLTSQDRFSIGGRYTVRGYDGELSLSADRGWFTRNELAWQTPLPSQELYVGLDYGEVGGGGSEYLLGKHLAGAVLGLRGYALNTSYDLFAGIPTSKPDGFKTDPVTLGFNLNWQY; encoded by the coding sequence ATGCCTTTTAAAACCAATCCCAATCTCGCACATCGGAAGCGAGCTTTTCTGTATTTCTGGGGGCCAGCGGCGCTATTGCCGTTTGCCTTTTATGCCCATTCAGCGCCTGAGCTGAACAGCATTAATAACCAGCAAATCATCAATCAACAAGAGCGTCAAAAAGCACTGGAAGAACAGCTTGCGCCAGAGCAGCCTGATGTGCGTATAAAACTGCCTGCCGGTAGCTCAGCGATTGCCCAATTCCCACAGGAAGCGAACTGCATCACCATCAATCAGGTGACGTTAAGCGGCAGCGACTATTTAACCAACTGGTTGCTGCTACAGCGGGTAGCCGATCAGGCCAAAGGGCAATGTATTGGTGGTAACGGCATTAATTTGCTGATGAGTGCCATACAAAATCGGTTAGTGGATCGTGGCTATATCACCAGTCGGGTATTAGCGCCACCGCAGGATGTGAACAGCGGTGAGCTGAAACTGCAAATTCTGGAAGGTAAAGTCAGTCATATTATGTTTACCCCTGAAAGCGGCGGCTATATCCAGTCGTTTAATACCCTACCGATATCTGAAGGGGATTTACTCAACCTGCGGGATATTGAACAGGGAATAGAGAACCTGCGACGGGTTCCCACTGCGCAGGCGGATGTCAATATGCTGCCGGGCGCTGAGCCGGGAGAAACCGATTTAGCCATCAGTTGGAAACAGGATCGCCACTGGCGGCTGGGCGCATCACTGGACGATTCCGGCACCACCAGTACCGGTCGCTATCAGGGGGGATTGACACTGTATGTGGATAACCCACTTTCCCTTAGCGATACTTTCTATATTTCCGGCGGTCATGACCTGCAATGGAAAAATGATCGGGGTAGTCATAACTATACCGCTCACTATTCCGTGCCTTATGGCTACTGGGGATTCAATGTCACTACCAGTGCTTACAGCTACAACCAGAAAGTAGCGGGCCTGATTGAGAATTACGACTACAGCGGTGACAGTAACAACCTGACCTTTGGACTGAGTCGTTTGCTGCATCGCGATGCCTCACAAAAAACTACTCTGACTTACGATGTGCTGCTGAAATCGACCCGTAACTATATTAATGATACGGAAGTAGAGGTTCAGCGCCGCAATACTTCAGCCTGGCGTCTGGGTTTACAACATCGCCACTATATTTACGCCGCCACCCTGGATGCCGGAATAAGCTATCAGCAGGGTACCCGCTGGTTTGGCGCGCAGCCTGCTCCGGAAGAGTATACCGGTCTGGCGACGGCCCTGAGTAAAATAGCTCAGATTTCCGCCAATCTGGACGTGCCTTTCAGCCTGTTTGAACAGAAATTCAGCTTTCGCAGCCAGTACCAGCGTCAGCTTCCTTCATCCACCAGCCTGACTTCACAGGACCGCTTCTCCATTGGCGGCCGCTATACGGTGAGAGGTTATGACGGCGAACTGAGCCTGTCAGCGGATCGGGGTTGGTTCACCCGCAATGAACTGGCATGGCAAACGCCGCTACCGTCTCAGGAGCTCTATGTCGGGTTGGACTACGGCGAAGTGGGCGGTGGGGGAAGTGAGTACCTGCTGGGGAAACATCTGGCGGGGGCCGTGCTGGGATTAAGAGGTTATGCCCTGAATACCAGCTATGACCTGTTTGCCGGTATTCCCACCTCAAAACCGGATGGCTTTAAAACCGATCCGGTAACGTTAGGCTTTAACCTGAACTGGCAGTATTAA
- a CDS encoding alanine/glycine:cation symporter family protein gives MEILEQLVDQVNSLLWDHLLIFLLCGTGIYFTIRLGFIQIRHFGSGVKALFGGMSLKGDKAGKHGMSSFQAVATAIAGQVGTGNLAGPATAILAGGPGAIFWMWVSSFLGMSTIYAEAILAQKFKTKDRNGQTVGGPAYYIEQGLKCKWLACVFAVLIIFALGFIGNMVQSNAIASAFNSSLGVPNWLMGVIMAIVAGVVIIGGIRSIASFSEKVVPIMAICYLIGAFTILAFNYQYVLPAFESIFIAAFNPQAVVGGGVGIGIQQAMRFGIARGLFANEAGMGSTPHAHAVARVARPEQQGFIAMMGVFVVCVIVTVTALVIITSGMKEWEAAGRVGESFLSIFHGQGITVTQQAYTYVFGHFGSLFISASLFFFAFTTIIGWYYYAENNVRYLFSSTSAVRIYQFLVICFIFIASLFNVELVWKMADMFNGLMVLPNLAALLLLSPIVIKLGKMAGYGSGIADPEPGQ, from the coding sequence ATGGAAATACTTGAGCAACTGGTCGATCAGGTTAATAGCCTGCTCTGGGACCATCTATTGATATTCCTGCTATGCGGAACAGGGATCTATTTCACCATTCGTTTAGGTTTTATCCAGATTCGACATTTTGGCTCCGGCGTTAAAGCGCTGTTTGGCGGAATGTCGCTTAAAGGGGATAAAGCAGGCAAGCACGGGATGAGTTCATTCCAGGCGGTGGCAACGGCCATTGCTGGCCAGGTAGGAACAGGGAATCTGGCTGGGCCGGCAACGGCAATTCTGGCGGGTGGACCGGGTGCTATTTTCTGGATGTGGGTTTCCTCTTTTCTGGGGATGTCGACTATCTATGCTGAAGCTATTCTGGCGCAAAAATTCAAAACCAAAGACAGGAACGGGCAGACCGTTGGTGGTCCTGCGTACTATATTGAGCAAGGTTTAAAGTGTAAGTGGCTGGCCTGCGTTTTCGCCGTGCTAATTATTTTTGCTTTAGGCTTCATCGGTAATATGGTGCAGTCCAACGCGATTGCTTCTGCCTTTAACAGCTCTCTTGGTGTACCAAACTGGCTGATGGGCGTAATCATGGCTATCGTTGCCGGTGTGGTCATTATCGGTGGTATTCGCAGCATTGCTTCTTTCAGTGAGAAAGTCGTGCCAATTATGGCCATCTGCTATCTGATTGGTGCTTTTACTATTCTGGCATTTAACTACCAATACGTTTTACCTGCATTTGAGTCGATTTTTATCGCGGCATTTAATCCGCAGGCGGTAGTTGGTGGTGGTGTCGGTATTGGTATCCAGCAGGCGATGCGCTTTGGTATTGCCCGGGGTCTGTTTGCTAACGAAGCCGGTATGGGTTCTACGCCTCATGCTCACGCCGTTGCCCGGGTAGCGAGACCAGAACAGCAGGGCTTTATCGCTATGATGGGGGTGTTCGTGGTATGCGTTATTGTTACCGTGACTGCTCTGGTGATTATTACTTCAGGTATGAAGGAATGGGAGGCAGCGGGTCGCGTTGGTGAATCCTTCCTGAGTATTTTCCACGGTCAGGGAATTACCGTGACACAGCAGGCTTATACCTATGTGTTTGGCCATTTTGGTAGCCTGTTTATTTCGGCGTCGCTATTCTTCTTTGCGTTTACCACCATTATTGGCTGGTACTATTATGCGGAAAATAACGTGCGTTATCTGTTTAGTTCAACGTCCGCAGTCCGTATTTACCAGTTCCTGGTGATCTGCTTTATCTTTATTGCCTCACTGTTTAATGTGGAACTGGTGTGGAAAATGGCAGATATGTTCAACGGCCTGATGGTGTTACCGAACCTTGCTGCACTACTGCTGCTTTCACCGATTGTGATTAAGCTGGGTAAAATGGCGGGATACGGTAGCGGTATTGCGGATCCTGAGCCGGGTCAATAA